GCCCGCATCACAGCGGAGATGCCGCTGACACGCTGATGGTCCACGGCCACCCGGCTGGCCGCATCGAACATCACGTGCAGAAAGGCCTGCAGAGAAACCATGAGAACGCTGATTGAAGCGAGGCCGCGCTCACGGACGGAGCCGATCCGCGCGAGCCCGAAAGCAGAGGCGAACGCCACCAATACCGCCCACCTGGGCGGGGATCCGTGCCCCTCGGCGGTGTGCACGCCGACCGATAGCACCGTGCACACCGCGGCGAACACCGCAGCGCGAAATGTCGACAGAACGCTTCGCTCAGTCATGACGAGCCCATAGTGCCATCTTTCTCAGCAGCCTCATATACCAGCCCTCGAAATCGGCGCCCGGACTACTCGGCACGAAGCCGTCCTCATACGGATGCAACCGGGGTACGGACTGCTAACAAGGCCTGCTGCGGAGTCGCCTACCAGCAGCAGGATGCCGCCTTCCGCCCGGGCGGCTCGCATCCATTGGCGGATTCCAGCTCCTTTGGTGCGTTCGACGAACGTCGGAAGATCCGGATCGCCGACGTCGACGGCTGTGGGTGCCGAATATTTCATCCGCGCAGGTCAGGCCGCATGCTCGTACTCGTGCAGGATGCCGCCGAGTCGGTCGCGTCTTCGCACGTTCAGGTCGACGATGTCTGCGCTGGCGGTGATCGGTTCGGGCGCAGGGCGCAGTGGTGCTTCCTGTTCCAGCGACCTGTGTGGTCGATGCAGGTTGTAGTGGGTCTCGAATTCGCGTAGCGCGTGCAGTAGATGGGCCTGGTTCCAGATCAGCATCCGGTTCAGCAGTTCGCGCCGGCAGGTGCCGACCCAACGTTCCATCACGGCGTTCATCCTCGGCATCCGAACCCCGGTGAGCACGACCTGAATATTGGCATCGGCCAGCACCTCGTCGAACAGGGCACAGAACTTCCCGTCACGGTCGCGGATCAGATACCTGATCGAACATTCTGCGTCCTGAAGGTCCATGACCAGGTTCCGGGCGGCCTGCGCGACCCAGGAAGCCGTGGGGTGTGCCGAGGATGCGGATCCTGCGGGTGGCGTGTTCGATGACTGCCAGGATGTATTGACGCTGCCCGGTCAGTGTTACCGTCTCGATGAAGTCGCATGCCAGGAGCACCTCGGCTTGGCCGCGCAGAAACGCCGCCCAACTGGTCGCGGTCCGATCGGGCGACGGATCGACACCGGCGTCCTTCAGGATCTCCCACACGGTGGAGGCGGCGATGGTGATGCCTAGCAGCGCCAACTCGCCGTGGATACGCCGATAGCCCCATGTGCCGTTCTCGTGCGCCAGCCGTAGCACCAGCCGCCGGATCGAGGCCACGGTCCGTGGACGCCCAGGACGCTTGGGCCTGCTACGAGCGGCATGACGCCGCTTGAGCAGATCCCGGTGCCAGCGCATGACGGTGTCCGGGCTCATGACCAGCTGTAGTCGCCGCAACGTAGTGCGCGGCAGCGTGCCCAACAGCGCCGCCAGCAACGCCCGATCAGCGCGTTCGAACCGGACCCGTTGACCGCCCAACTGCCGCTGCAAGATCCTGATTTGATGGCGCAGGGCCAAGATTTCGGCGTCCTTGTCCCGATCGCTCATCGGGAGTAGCCGCAACGCAGCGAATGTGTTTGCCACTGCCAGTTACGCGAACCGGACCAACACGACCAACCATCATCGCCGCCTCGGGCAGGCTTCGCACCGAAAACCGTCTGATCTCTCGCCGGCTCGAAGAGACTGGCCAAACCCATCCCGACCAGCATGGACGACATTCTCGGCACCGACGGGGTCGGATGCGGTTCGCTAGGCGCCGCAGTTATGTGGCGTTCGGTCGGCGTGGTGCGTGCAGCAGCACAAGGTCGACGGCGCCGGCGAGCACCGCGACCGCGTCGAGCCACCGCTCGCTGGGCTCGTCGAGCATCAGCATCTTGGACAAGTCGGCGCCGAGCCCGGATGCGGCCGCGATGCCGAGATTGGGGAAGCCGATGACACCAGCCCAAGTACCGCCGGCTGTGGCCCCGGCAACGAGTGCGAGCGTGGCGTAGGAGATGCCGCCCCCTCCTGCGGTGACAGCCCTGGTCTGGGGCGGTACAGCAACGCGGGCGAGGCTACCGCCGGGAACCAGCGGGCGGAGGAGCTGGTGGAGCGGGATGAGCCTACTGCGCTCCCCGATACCGGGCGTGCCGGGGCCGGATCCGTGCACCAACCGGGCGGCTCTTCGGTGGGCGAGCCCCAGTTCGCCCTGGTGTCAGAACTCTGATGCGCCGAAGATGGGAGCATGCAGATCACACCGTTTCTGGATAAGAAGCTGTCCCGCCGATTCAGCACCTACGACCTCGACGGCGACGGCTACCTCGAACGCCGGGACTTCGAGCTCGCTGCCTGGGCCTTCGCGTGACCTGCACGTCGGTGCAGAACTCGACTCACGTGGTGTCGGCGAAATTCGCGACCGGCTCGCTAGCCGTTGACATGCCATCAGGGCGAGCGTGCATGGTCCAGGGCAGTCGCCGTGGTTCGTCGGCCCCGAAGTGTGGGTAGAAGTACCGCCTTGATCGTGGGCGGAGCCGTTTAACATGCCGAGGTGTACGATGATCTTGACAACGCGCGCGACCCGCACAGCAAGCTGATGCCGCTCCTGCTGCACGAATCAGAATTCGACGACCCCAGGCCGATCTCTCTGGCGCCACCCATGCTGCCGGGCCTGCGCCTGTTCATGGCGCTCGACCTGCCTGAGGGTCCGCACGTGCTGTCGGTCTCGGAACAACAAGATCTGGGCGGGTCCACAGTCGTTTATGGACACGCTATGGAGAACCTGGCGAATCTGGGGATCGATGGTCTGAAGCTTCGGCGGGGTGCGGACGGCGCTCGGTTCTACCAGCTGACACAGGACTCGCCGTTCATCGCGAGCCTGGTCTCGCTGCTCAGGGCCGTGGTCCCGGCCGCGACCGGCCGCGAGCTGCCAGCGGCCGGTGCGCTGGTGGCTGTGCCCACGGGACGGCATCTGCTGTTCCACCCGCTTGAGAATCTCTCGATCTTCGCCGCGAGCCTGAACGCGATGGGGAACCACGCCCACGCCCTGTACGCCGAGGCCGATGACGGCCTGTCGCCGTCGGTCTTCTGGTGGCATCACCTCCACGTGGCCCAGGTGACCTCGTTCGAGAATGGCGAGGCGACCATCACGATCGACAAGGAGTTCCAGGCGGTCCTGGAGTCTCTCGAAGGCCAGCCGGTGCCCGCATCGGCCGAAGACCTGCTGGCTTCCCCCGACCAGACCCGGCAGCTGCTGGCCAAGAGCCGGGTGCTGCTCGACTTCGACCTCGTACTGGAAGTCACCGGCGGCCTGCTCGGCCGGGGCCACGCCGACATCGCCCGTTTGCTCGCGAAGCAGGCGGGCAAGTCCGGCGACCGCAAGGTGCGGGCCGCCGGGAACCTTGCCGACGCGCTGCTCGACGCCGCTGAGGGGAAGGCCAAGCGCGCGCTGTCGGCACTGAAGTCGATGGCGAAGTCCAACGACCCCGATGTGGTGGCAGAGGCCGCCAGCGTGCGCGGCATGGTTCTGGAGCAGCAGAACCGGATGCAGGAGGCTGAGCAGCAATACCGGCTGGCGATGGGGATGCGCCGTCCCACTGCGGCCGGACGTGCGGCGCTGAACTTGGCCGCGCTCCTGGTTCGCACCGGCGACGACGCCGGGGCCGTCACGGCATTGCAGATCGCGCGCACCGGAGGTGTCCCGCATCTGGCCGCGCAGGCCGCGGTCGAGTTGGCAGTGGCCTGCGAGCGTGCCGGCGATGCGGAGATGGCGATGCGCTACTACCTCGAAGGCGCCCAGGCCCCGGTGCCGGAGGTGGCGACCCCCGCGGCCTTCGTCCTGGGCGAGATGCTGCGCGAGCGCGGACGGCTGGAAGAGGCGCGGATGGCGCTGGAATCAGTGGCGACAAGCGGGCATGAACTGGCGCAGTCGGCAGTGGTCCGGCTCGGTCTGGTGCATCTCGCGACCGGCAACCCGGCTGAGGCCACGGTCTGCTTCCGCTCAGTGGCGCAGGGCACGGACCCGGACGCTGCCGCCCACGCCACGTTGCAGCTCGGCTTCCTGGCCCACGCCCAGGGCGAGTTGGAGCTGGCCGTCGACCTGCTGGGTAAGGCTGCCCGCAGCGGGAATGCGCAGGTGCGGATGCGCGCGGCCGATGCCTTGCGGCAGCTGGGGGCGGCGGGTGAGGCCTCCTGACAAGGACTCCTGACACAGCGCAATGCGAAGCCGTCGCCGACGGAGAAACCGGAGGAGTTCAGATCTCGGTGCGGCCCGGTGGTGGGCTGGTAGTGGCTGGTAGAACTCGGTTGTGGCGCGTTTTGATGTGACGGATGCCGAGTGGGCTTTGATCGAGCCTCATCTGCCGGTGGCTGCTATCGGGCCGTTGCCGCGGCGGATGCGGGATCAGTTCAATGGGATCGTGTGGCGGTTCCGTACCGGCTCTGGCTGGCGTGATGTGCCGGAACGCTACGGGTCCTGGTCCACGCTCTACGGCCGGTTGAACGGCTGGTCCAAGGCGGGAGTGTCAGTCCTGTATCCGCCGACGCTGAGGCGTCAGCGTTGACAACATGGCCCGGACCGGTCGAGGCAACAGCCAGGCTGGCGTGGCGGGCGGGTTCGGTCGCCGGTGCCGACAGGATCGTCTCCGGATCGTGGGTGATGTTCTCACGCTGTCGGGCGCATGCGGAATGACGGAATCTATGGCCGCGTGGTGTGGGGAAGCCCAGTCGAGCGAAGCCTGCCTCTACTGCTCCGCCCACATGTAGTCGGTCCGAAGCGCGGCCAGGTTGTCGACCCGCAGCAAGACCTCCAGGCCCAGTTCCCGCGGGACCAGCGCGCCTCGTGGCACCTCGCCGTCCGTGCCGCCGATCTCCACGGTCACCGGCTCGTCGTCGTCAGATGTCTGGAGCCAGTAGAACGTGTCGTCGACCCCCAGCGTGACGACCGAGTAGTCGTCCGCGACCTGGACGATAACCACGCCGCCATCGCTGATGTCGCCCCAGGTGACGCTCGGCGAGTTTCCCTCCTTCAGGTCTACGTAGGCCGCGGGGAGTTCCTCGCGCGTCACCGTCCATGCCTTGTGGCCGGGGTGCATCAGGTCGATCTCGTAGGTCATTGCGGGCTCCTCGCTATCGGCATCG
This portion of the Catenulispora sp. MAP5-51 genome encodes:
- a CDS encoding transposase — its product is MARFDVTDAEWALIEPHLPVAAIGPLPRRMRDQFNGIVWRFRTGSGWRDVPERYGSWSTLYGRLNGWSKAGVSVLYPPTLRRQR